One region of Oryza sativa Japonica Group chromosome 5, ASM3414082v1 genomic DNA includes:
- the LOC112939043 gene encoding uncharacterized protein, translating to MGFLQNTFSVCVGIGCGIYIAQNYDVPNMKKLMRDWMGKAKEVEESYKKPGGSKN from the coding sequence ATGGGTTTCCTGCAAAACACTTTCTCAGTGTGTGTCGGCATCGGGTGTGGTATCTACATTGCGCAGAACTATGACGTCCCAAACATGAAGAAACTTATGAGGGATTGGATGGGGAAAGCAAAGGAAGTTGAAGAGTCTTACAAGAAGCCTGGCGGTAGCAAAAACTGA
- the LOC4337635 gene encoding uPF0014 membrane protein STAR2, producing the protein MEKRGGHCSSSSTDKIKKNTNTVVPLQRGPHHPACLPHVAPKRHADAAKEAERNTAKAEEEGVVASLARRLPRFRSLTTTNSSSSSSTRSVASPRSGTHDGEHGGAAAASAGGGESGGPGRAGVLAGVLGGHAEAGGGDGGGGDGGGAELHAAAGARGRDAVRHGAGVPPALRHRLRPPVHLHPEERRLDPPRLPLHGHRRRLHRGAARPPRPAGEAHRRRLHPRRHLRHHGPPRGAPGVPVHAAVHHPGGRDDGRERDDGDRGDDEEAEGGRGDAARGGGDGAGAGRDAAAGDGAAGEEVAGDRAVAGDRQRQDGGADRAAGRHDRPHHGRRVAAGGHPAADRGDEHAHGRFHRQQHPLHLPLLAGLLHRRLPAQRRRLRRRLIFPLPQHLAF; encoded by the coding sequence atgGAAAAGAGAGGCGGGCACTGTAGTTCTTCATCAACTgacaagattaaaaaaaacacaaatactGTAGTGCCACTgcagcgtgggccccaccatccAGCGTGCCTTCCCCACGTAGCACCCAaacgccacgccgacgccgccaaggAAGCAGAGAGAAACACCGCGAAAGCCGAAGAAGAAGGCGTAGTCGCCTCCCTcgctcgccgcctcccccgcttCCGCTCGCTCACCACCACCAACTCCTCCTCGTCTTCATCAACGCGCTCggtcgcctcgcctcgctctGGAACGCATGATGGCGAGCATGGCGGCGCTGCTGCAGCgtctgctggtggtggtgaatCAGGTGGACCCGGGCGCGCCGGGGTTCTGGCGGGAGTTCTTGGTGGGCATGCTGaagccggtggcggcgacggcggtggtggcgatggcggtggcgctGAGCTTCACGCAGCGGCTGGGGCTCGAGGGCGAGATGCTGTACGCCATGGCGCGGGCGTTCCTCCAGCTCTCCGTCATCGGCTTCGTCCTCCAGTTCATCTTCACCCAGAAGAGCGCCGCCTGGATCCTCCTCGCCTACCTCTTCATGGTCACCGTCGCCGGCTACACCGCGGGGCAGCGCGCCCGCCACGTCCCGCGGGGGAAGCacatcgccgccgtctccatcctCGCCGGCACCTCCGTCACCATGGCCCTCCTCGTGGCGCTCCGGGTGTTCCCGTTCACGCCGCGGTACATCATCCCGGTGGCCGGGATGATGGTCGGGAACGCGATGACGGTGACCGGGGTGACGATGAAGAAGCTGAGGGAGGACGTGGGGATGCAGCGAGGGGTGGTGGAGACGGCGCTGGCGCTGGGCGCGACGCCGCggcaggcgacggcgcggcaggtGAGGAGGTCGCTGGTGATCGCGCTGTCGCCGGTGATCGACAACGCCAAGACGGTGGGGCTGATCGCGCTGCCGGGCGCCATGACCGGCCTCATCATGGGCGGCGCGTCGCCGCTGGAGGCCATCCAGCTGCAGATCGTGGTGATGAACATGCTCATGGGCGCTTCCACCGTCAGCAGCATCCTCTCCACCTACCTCTGCTGGCCGGCCTTCTTCACCGGCGCCTTCCAGCTCAACGacgccgtcttcgccgccgaCTAATCTTCCCTCTTCCACAACACCTTGCATTTTGA
- the LOC4337636 gene encoding uncharacterized protein, which translates to MPIRTLLSRATTLRRPPHILLRLAMLRHTRVMEVAMVEEGTWLRCLERVQPSPPRRTVHTSFLPMAAMEATVTVTAVTMAVAASLAAITMATAAITANTMEAITDTTTTMAASMAVITDTTATTAASMAVTTAVTMVATINTALSFSPCLLNK; encoded by the exons atgcctATCCGTACCCTCCTCAGCAGGGCTACTAccctccgccgcccaccgcaTATCCTCCTCCGGCTGGCTATGCTGCGCCATACCAGG gttatGGAGGTAGCCATGGTGGAGGAGGGCACATGGCTCCGATGCTTGGAGCGGgtgcagccgtcgccgccgcggcgtacgGTGCACACAAGCTTTCTTCCCATGGCGGCCATGGAGGCTACGGTTACGGTTACGGCGGTcaccatggcggtggcggcttctTTGGCGGCGATCACCATGGCCACGGCGGCCATCACGGCGAATACTATGGAGGCCATCACGGACACGACGACCACCATGGCGGCTTCTATGGCGGTCATCACGGACACGACGGCCACCACGGCGGCTTCTATGGCGGTCACCACGGCGGTCACCATGGTGGCCACCATTAATACTGCTCTCAGCTTCTCACCATGCCTGCTCAATAAGTGA